The window TCCATGCGCGATGCCGCAGACGCGGCCGATCTGGTGATCGATGTCTCTGCGCCGCAGGCCAGCGCTGCCTTTGCCCGCCAGATCACCGAGCGGGGCGGGCCGCCTTTCGTGTGCGGCGTTACAGGACTTGGCGCTGACGACATGGCAGCGCTCGAAGCAGCGGCGCAGTCAGTGCCGGTGCTCTACGCCCGTAATTTCTCTCTTGGAGCCGCGGTCATGCGATGGCTGACGGCTGAAGCCGCCCGCCTTATGCCTGCAGAGCAGTTCGATCTGGAGATCGTCGAGACGCATCACCGCCGCAAGGTGGATGCGCCGTCAGGCACCGCGCTCGCCATTGGCGAGGCGGCCGCACAAGCGCGCGGACTGGAGCTTGGGACGCAGGCGATTTTCGACCGTCCGCGTCAGGGCGCCGCCCGCCCTGTCGGCGCGATAGGGTTCTCGGCCATTCGCGGCGGCGGCGCGATTGGCGAGCACTCGGCCCTGTTCCTGGGCGCGTTCGAGGAGCTGGAAGTCCGCCACCGCGCCAATGACCGCTTCATCTTCGCACGCGGCGCGATTGAGGCAGGCAAATGGCTAACCGGCCAGAAGCCGGGCTTTTACGGCATCGAGGATGTGCTGGGGCTGAACTGACCCTAATGCGCCTGCCCCCAGGTGAGGGCGGCCTTGGCCTCTACCACCAGCGGGACGGAGAGATCGACCGCGGGCAGGGCCGCCTTGCCCATCACGTCCTGCACCAGCGGGATCAGCGCGCCGGCCTCATCCTCAGGGCATTCAAACACCAGCTCGTCATGCACCTGAAGGAGCATGCGCGCTTTCAGGCCCGCCTCTTCAATAGCCGCGTCCATGCGCGCCATGGCGCGCCGGATGATGTCAGCCGCTGAGCCCTGAATGGGCGCGTTGATGGCCTGACGCTCGGCGAACTGGCGCATTTGCGGGTTCTTGTCGCGAATGCCGGGGAAGTGGCAGCGCCGCCCGAACACGGTCTCGATATAGCCCTTCTCCCGCGCGGTCTCCTTCATCGCGTCCATATAGGCGGCGATGCCGGGAAACTTCTCGAAATAGGCCTCGATATAGGCTTTCGCCTCATCGCGCTTGATGCCGAGATTATTGGCCAGGCCAAAGGCGGAAATCCCGTAAATAATGCCAAAATTGATGGCCTTGGCCTTGCGGCGGGTCATCGGGTCCATCTGGTCGAGCGGCACGCCGAACATTTCGGACGCCGTCATGGCGTGAATGTCATGGCCCGCCTTGAAGGCATCTTTCAAAGCGTCGACCCCGGCAATATGGGCCAACAGCCTGAGCTCGATCTGGGAATAGTCAGCCGCCACCAGCACATGGCCTTTCTCGGCCACGAAGGCTTCCCGGATCAGGCGGCCTTCCTCGGTACGGATCGGAATGTTCTGCAAATTGGGGTCAGAGCTGGAAAGCCGCCCCGTCGTCGTTGCCGCCAGCGAGAAGGATGTATGTACCCGGCCGGTATCGGGGTTGATCGCGGCTTTGAGCGCATCGGAATAGGTTGATTTCAGCTTGGCAAACTGCCGCCAGGTCAGCAGCGCGCGCGGCAAAGCATGGCCGTCATTGGCCAGCTCTTCGAGGACGCTGGCGTCCGTGGACCAGGCGCCGGTCTTGGTCTTCTTGCCGCCGGGCAGGCCCATATCACCAAAGATGATGTCGCCGATCTGTTTGGGGCTTCCCAGATTGAAGCGTGTGCCTGCGGCTTCAAACGCTTCTTCCTCGGCCTGCGCCATGCGCTGGGCGAACTCCGAAGACAGCCTTGAGAGCTGGGCGACATCGACCTTGATGCCATTGAGCTCCATGCGTGCCAGCACGGCGGGCATGGGCCGTTCCAGCGTCTCATAGACAGTCGCCAGCCCTTTGCCGGCCAGACCCGGCTTTAAAAGCTCATAGAGGCGCAGCGTGATGTCGGCGTCCTCGGCGGCATATTCTGTGGCGCGCTTAAGATCGATCTCGCCGAAAGATTTCTGGTTTTTGCCTGTGCCCGCCACCTCCTTGAAGGCGACCGGCTTGTGGCCGAGATGCAGCTCGGAGAGCTCGTCCATGCCGTGCCCGTGCAGGCCCGCCTCCTGCACATAGGAGATCAGCATAGTGTCATCGACCGGGGCCATATTGATGCCCTGACGGGCGAGTACCGCCAGATCATATTTGATGTTCTGGCCGACTTTCAGGACCGCCCTGTCTTCCAGCAGTGGTTTTAGGAGCCCGATGGCCTGCGCCATCTCGATCTGCTGAGGTCTCCCCCCGCCATCGGCAAGGTCCCCGCCTAAGTGAGCCAACGGGATATAGCAGGCTTCGCCCGGCTTTACCGCGATGGAAATGCCAACCAGCCCGGCGGCCGTCGCTGACAGCGCATCGGTCTCCGTATCGACCGCGATGACGCGCATGCGCTTTGCCCTGGCGATCCAGTCCTGCAAGGCCTCTGCCGTCTGCACGCATTGATAGCCGGAGCGGTCCACGGGCGCGGTGGCATCGCCGGTCTCGTCGGCAGGCCCAGCCCCCAGCGCCTCCTCCACCCGCCGCGTGATGGTGCGGAACTCCATGGAGCGCAAAAAGGCGATCAGCTTTTCGCCGTCCGGGTCCGCTGCGCCGAAACCCTCCAGTGGATCAGGCGTTTCGATGTCGTCTTTCAGCGTAACCAGCAGCTTGGAGATGCGCGCATTCTCCGCATTCTCGATCAGCTTGGTGCGCCGTGCGGGCTGCTTGATCTCCTCTGCCCTTGCAAGAAGGGTTTCAAGATCACCATACGTGTTGATGAGTTCAGCCGCCGTCTTGATGCCGATGCCCGGCACGCCCGGCACATTGTCCACGCTGTCGCCAGCGAGCGCCTGCACGTCGATCACCCGCTCCGGACCAACGCCGAACTTCTCGCGCACTTCGGCATCGCCAATCCGGCGCACCTTCATCGGGTCCAGCAGCGTCACCTGGTCATTGACCAGCTGCATCAGATCCTTGTCCGACGACGCGATGGTGACGCGCGCGCCCTTTTCGGCGGCCTGGCGGGCATAGGTGGCAATCAGGTCGTCGGCCTCAAACCCGTCCATCTCGATTGAGGGCAGGTCAAACGCCTTGGTGGCATCGCGGATGATCGCGAACTGCGGGCGCAGATCCTCGGGCGGTTCGGGGCGGTGGGCCTTGTATTCAGGATAAAGATCATTGCGGAAGGTCTTGGCCGAATGATCGAAAATCACGGCCAGATGCGTCGGCTGATCCTCGCCCTTGAGGTCCTCCAGCAGCTTCCACAGCATGTTGCAGAAACCCTGCACCGCGCCGACCGGCGTGCCGTCAGAGCGCGTCAGCGGCGGCAGGGCGTGATAGGCGCGGAAGATATAGCCCGACCCGTCCACCAGATAGACATGGGAGTCCTTGGTAACGGGGCGTGTCGTGGCCATGGGATGCGTCCTTGGGAAGCGGGCGAGGGAGTATCGAGGGCGCAAACTAGGCCCGCTTCGAGATCGGGGCAATCAGGCGGGGTCAGGTCACTCCGCGATTCCCCAGCCCTCAAGGCAAGGAGCACTCTCCTCATCGGGGGTGGCAGCGCGCACAAAGTTGATTTGCATTTCATCCAGCTCCCAGCACGGCTCGCCTGTCAGCGGCGGTTCGTCCGGGTTGTGGAAGAAGCGGATGGACCAGCGGTGCAGGGCCACCTGACTGGCCACTTCGATGCGCGGCATACGCGCGGCGGCTTCGAGCGCAGGAGGATATATCTCCCCCGACCAGTGGGAGCGCATATACCCGTCACGCAAGCGGCCGAAATCGATCAGGTCCGGTTCCACCAGCCCTTCAGCACGCCGCCTCTCGGCGTTGGCGATCCAGCAATCGATGGCCGCGACATTCCCCCGCATGCCGTCTTCAAACGAGCCGCCATCAACGCCAAACCAGGGCTCGCACGCCACGAGCGGGTCGAGTGCAGATGCACTGCCGTCGCTACCGGCGGGCGCGGGGTTGCCGCATGCCGATATGGCAAGGCAAGCAACGAGGATCGAAAGCCGTCTGTTCACTCTTCAATCCCCCAGCCCTCAAGGCAGGGGGCGGTATCATCATCGGGGATCGCCACCCGGACCAGTTCGAGCTGGATGTCGTTCAGCTCCCAGCACGGGCCATCAGGCAGTAACCGTTCGGCGGGGCCAGAGGCCGTCCGCAGCAGGTGGCCATGATAGGCCACTTCACCGGCCACCGTGTCGCGCGGCAGGCTCCGGGCAGCAGCCAGGGCGCGCTCATCGCGCTCGCCGCTGATCTGCCAGCGGCGGTAGCTGGAGCGCAGCCTCGCGCGGTCTGCGCCATCAAAACCGGGGGAAAGCAGCAAATGCCGCTCTTCTCGGGCTATTTCACAGTTCGTGGCCCCCAGATCGCCAGCAAGCGCTGCATCCATCATGCCGGTCCTGTCCGTCCAGTCTGAGCAGGCGGCATCCAGCCGGTTCGCCACGGCCTGAATATCCGGTGTTCTTTCAGGATCCGGCGCATGGTCACCGCAAGCGGACACCGCCAGACCCAAGATCAGCGCTGGAAGCCATTTTCTCAAACCGTTATCCTCCCCCGAAGACTGCTCCGCTCATGAAACCAGACCCCGCAACCTAGAGGCCATTGGCGCAAAAGCGAAACCAGCTCTCGCCACCGCCACCCCACTGCCCCGCGCGCTTTGCGATGCCTTGCGGCGGCGCTAATCCACACGCCATGACCCTTGCCTCGCTGGCCGCCTTTGGCGGCGCGCTCTTCATCCTGTTCTTCACGCCGGGGCCGGCCAATGCCGCCATGGTCGGGCGCACGATTGATGCAGGGCCGGTGCATGGCTGGCTCTATGGCAGCGGCATCATTACCGGCGATATTGTCTGGCTGACGGTGGCGGTGACGGGGCTGGCCGCGCTGGCAGAGCGGGCCGGGCCCTATGTGTGGATCGGCAAGGCGATTGGCGTGGCGATCCTCTTATGGATGGCGTGGGGCAGTTTGCGCTCCGGCCTGCGGCCAAAACCGCCCGCGCCCGTCACCTCCGGCCTGAAGCGCAGTGCGGGTTATGGCGCGACCTATCTGGCCGGTGTCGCCATGCCGCTGACCAACCCCAAGGCGATCCTCTTCTATCTCGCCTTCCTGCCTGCCTTCTTTGATCTATCGACCGTGCGCATTACCGATTACGCGGTGATGGTGGCGATGATGCTGGCGCTTTTCATGCTCACCACGGCGGTCCATGTGACGCTGGCAGAGCGGGCGCGGGGCTGGCTGGTGGCGAAGGGTGTGAAATCGCGCGCTGACCTTGCCACGGCTTTTGTCATGGCAAGCGTGGCGGTATGGCTCGCTATCAGCTAGAAAAAACCCATGAGCGAGAACACGAATCAGGAATATGGCGCGGACAGCATCAAGGTCCTCAAAGGGCTTGATGCCGTACGCAAGCGTCCGGGCATGTATATCGGGGATACCGATGACGGTTCGGGCCTGCACCACATGGTCTATGAGGTGGTCGACAACGCCATCGACGAGGCGCTGGCGGGCCATTGCACGGAGATACGCGTCACCCTGCACGCGGACGGTTCGGCGAGCGTGCGCGATGACGGGCGCGGCGTGCCGACCGCCATCCACGAGGGCGAGGGTGTCTCGGCCGCGCAGGTCATCATGACCCAGCTCCATGCCGGCGGTAAGTTCGACCAGAATTCCTACAAGGTGTCCGGCGGCCTGCACGGCGTCGGCGTATCGGTGGTCAACGCCCTGTCCGAATGGCTCGACCTGACCATCTGGCGTCATGGCAAGTCGCACCACATGCGCTTTGTGCATGGCGAGCCGAAGGATGGCGAGGATTTGAAAGTCATCGGCGAGGCGCCTAGCCGTGCCAATGGCAAGCCGCTGACCGGCACCGAAGTGCGCTTCCTGCCCTCAGACAAGACGTTCTCCGAGATCGTGTTCGAGCGCGCGCGCCTGCACCACCGCCTTAGGGAGCTCGCCTTCCTCAATTCCGGCGTACGCATTGTCCTGCGCGATGAGCGCGAGGCGGAAGCCTTTGAGGAAGTGCTGCAATATGATGGCGGGGTGGCCGCCTTCGTGAAGCATCTCGACCGCGCCAAATCCCCGATCTTCCCCGAACCGATCGTGATTCTGGGTGATCGCGATGGCGTGACGGTAGAGGCCGCGCTGCAGTGGAATGACAGCTATCACGAGAACATGCTGTGCTTCACCAACAACATCCCCCAGAGGGATGGCGGCACACACCTTGCCGGTTTCCGTGGCGCGCTGACGCGCATCATCAATAATTATGCGGCAAGCTCCGGCCTGGCCTCCAAGGCCAAGGTCGCCATTACCGGCGATGATGCGCGCGAGGGTCTGACCTGCGTCTTGTCGGTGAAGGTGCCGGACCCGAAATTCTCTTCGCAGACCAAGGACAAGCTGGTCAGCTCCGAAGTGCGCCCGGCCGTTGAGGGCGCGGTGTTCGAGCAGCTGTCCGAATGGTTTGAGGAGCACCCGGCCGAGGCCAAGGGCATTGTCTCGAAAATCATCGAGGCCGCCGCCGCCCGCGAAGCGGCGCGCAAGGCGCGCGAGCTGACCCGGCGCAAGAGCGCGCTCGACATCACCTCCCTGCCCGGCAAGCTGGCGGACTGTCAGGAGAAGGACCCGGCCAAATCGGAACTCTTCATCGTCGAGGGTGATTCCGCCGGCGGCTCAGCCAAACAGGGCCGTAACCGCGAAAATCAGGCCGTGCTGCCGCTGCGCGGTAAAATCCTCAATGTGGAGCGCGCGCGCTTTGACAAGATGCTCTCCTCTGACCAGGTCGGCACGCTGATTACCGCCCTTGGCACCGGCATTGGCCGCGACCAGATCGACTATAACAAGCTGCGCTACCACAAGGTCGTCATCATGACGGACGCCGATGTGGACGGCGCGCATATCCGCACGCTCCTCTTGACCTTCTTCTATCGGCAGATGCCGGAGCTGATCGAGCGCGGCCATCTCTATATCGCCCAGCCGCCGCTCTACAAGGTCACGCGCGGGCGCTCCGAACGCTACATGACCGATCAGGCCGAGATGGACGCCTCCCTCATCGAGGAAGGCTCCGCCGAAGCCACGTTGCGCCTTGGCACGGGCGAGACGGTGACGGGAACGGACCTGGCTGAGCGCGTGAAATCTGCACGCGGCGTGGTGCTGGCCACCGCCCGCCTGACCGCACGTGCGCCGGCCTTCGCGCTGGAGGCCGCGGCCCTTGAAGGGGCGCTGAGCCCGGAGGTGACGACCGAACTCGCCGAGAAGGTCGCCGTGCGCCTCAACCGCGCCGCTGACGAGGGCGAAGATGGCTGGATGGGGCTGGTGCCACCTGAAGGCGGTCTGGTGCTCAAACGCGAAGTGCGCGGCGTCACCGAGGCCGTGGTGCTGGACGATACGATCCTGGCCAGCCCTGATGCGCGCCGCCTGTCAGAGCGTGCAGCCGCGATTGCCGAGGATTATGCCGGCCCGCTCCTCTTCACCCGCAAGGGCGAGGAGACCGTGATCCATGGCGCCTGGCAGCTCATGGACACGGTGATCCGCGCCGGGGCCAAGGGTATGAAAATCCAGCGCTATAAGGGTCTGGGCGAGATGAATCCCGGCCAGCTCTGGGAAACCACGCTCGATCCCGATGCGCGGTCCTTGCTGCGCGTCTCGGTCAAGGAGGCCGACACGGCTGACGATCTCTTCGCCAAGCTGATGGGCGATGTGGTGGAACCGCGCCGCGAGTTCATCCAGGAATTCGCCCTCGAAGCCGAGGTGGATGCTTAGGCTTTTCTTGATGGTTAACTGGCCTCTGGAGAATGCATGACGGGCGATCAGCACAATTACCTTGATCGCCTCTTTCAGGCGACCCGCGGCCTACAAATACCCGAATCTCTTGAGGTGCTTGGTCATATCGACAGGTTTAGACACTTCGGAACGAGGGTCCAAATACCGAGTTTCCCCAGCCCACCAAAGTATGAGCTTATGAACTGCCCTTTCGGCTTTCCATGGGCGCGGGACCTAGTGGCAGAATCCATTATAATTAATGGAGACTACTTTAGCCGAGCATCACTATCAGATTACAACATTTTCTCAACCGCGATACGTGCTGCAACAGATTATTGTTTGAGCAGCCCATTTGATTTCGATCAGGTGAGTATCTGGCGGTACATGGGATCACTCTTATATCAGCAAATTCCCGATCAAAGACCTGTGGGATTTGATGATATTATGCTTTTCTATAAAATATATGACCATCCCAAAATTCGTGAATCGTTTAGAGAGGGATTTGATGTCGAATTGGAGTCGTATTTTCAGCATGTTTTTATAATATACTCTTTATTTCAAGATTCAACTTTTATAAAATTGCCTTTAAATTTAAATGAGATTCGACTCAATAAACATACTTTGTATAAAATACTTCAGAAAATATCTATGCCAGTAGAATTGCATAGAGAGTTCAGTAAAGCAAATCGGTTAGCTGGCCACCATAAAAAATTTCACCTATCAAGCTTTGTGAGCAATCCGATTGCTGTGATTGATATAAGTCGGATTGAGCTTTGTTGCCCATTTGTAGGCCACTTGCTTAGACGATTAACTTATGGTGTATATTATGATCTAATAAAATTAGATAGTTTCGCAAACAACGTGGGGTACGCATTTGAGGACTGTGTAGGAAATATAATAAAATTGCTATCACTAAGAAAATGGAATGTATACGCTGAATCGATAAATGGAAAAAAAGAGCCAAAATCTTCTTGTGATTGGATAATTGTTGAAGATGATATAGGGGTGTTTATCGAGTGCAAATTCAAAAGACCTCTGGTAGATACCAAATCAGATCCGTCAAATGAGGGCGCATTTGAAAGGGATTTGTTTCATTATGCAAAATTCTGCGCTCAGGCTATAATGGCAGCAGAGCGTGAACACGCAGGATTATTTGGTAGAGACGTGCCCAAGGGAGCGGTATACATTATTATTGTAACGCCTGAAGATTGGTTGATTCTGAACGGCGTTATCGGTGCTAAAATTCGTAAAATGTGCACTGAAGAACTCCGCAGAAAGGGATCAGATCCGAAGCTGGTTGAAAAGTATTCGATAATCAATATGGGCTGTTCGTCTTTTAGCTTATTTATTCAGGCGGCAGCCCACTTCAGTTTAACCGAAGTTTTAATTAGTCACAGCTCGGACGCGCATTTGAATGACTTTACCCCCGGATTTGTAATGAATAATTATAGCGGGCGTGACGGTTTCCGACCGCAAAAGCTTTGGCGAGAAGATTTTGATAGGCTGATTGACTTGGATCAATTTCGACCAGAGAAAATATAACTCCCCCCGTGAACGGGGAGACACCAGCCCAC is drawn from Glycocaulis alkaliphilus and contains these coding sequences:
- the dapB gene encoding 4-hydroxy-tetrahydrodipicolinate reductase; translation: MTIAPGKVLKIAVLGASGRLGRLIMAEIMRRPDMELVAGVVRHDSVMLGADLGELAETSLAGIETSVSMRDAADAADLVIDVSAPQASAAFARQITERGGPPFVCGVTGLGADDMAALEAAAQSVPVLYARNFSLGAAVMRWLTAEAARLMPAEQFDLEIVETHHRRKVDAPSGTALAIGEAAAQARGLELGTQAIFDRPRQGAARPVGAIGFSAIRGGGAIGEHSALFLGAFEELEVRHRANDRFIFARGAIEAGKWLTGQKPGFYGIEDVLGLN
- the polA gene encoding DNA polymerase I gives rise to the protein MATTRPVTKDSHVYLVDGSGYIFRAYHALPPLTRSDGTPVGAVQGFCNMLWKLLEDLKGEDQPTHLAVIFDHSAKTFRNDLYPEYKAHRPEPPEDLRPQFAIIRDATKAFDLPSIEMDGFEADDLIATYARQAAEKGARVTIASSDKDLMQLVNDQVTLLDPMKVRRIGDAEVREKFGVGPERVIDVQALAGDSVDNVPGVPGIGIKTAAELINTYGDLETLLARAEEIKQPARRTKLIENAENARISKLLVTLKDDIETPDPLEGFGAADPDGEKLIAFLRSMEFRTITRRVEEALGAGPADETGDATAPVDRSGYQCVQTAEALQDWIARAKRMRVIAVDTETDALSATAAGLVGISIAVKPGEACYIPLAHLGGDLADGGGRPQQIEMAQAIGLLKPLLEDRAVLKVGQNIKYDLAVLARQGINMAPVDDTMLISYVQEAGLHGHGMDELSELHLGHKPVAFKEVAGTGKNQKSFGEIDLKRATEYAAEDADITLRLYELLKPGLAGKGLATVYETLERPMPAVLARMELNGIKVDVAQLSRLSSEFAQRMAQAEEEAFEAAGTRFNLGSPKQIGDIIFGDMGLPGGKKTKTGAWSTDASVLEELANDGHALPRALLTWRQFAKLKSTYSDALKAAINPDTGRVHTSFSLAATTTGRLSSSDPNLQNIPIRTEEGRLIREAFVAEKGHVLVAADYSQIELRLLAHIAGVDALKDAFKAGHDIHAMTASEMFGVPLDQMDPMTRRKAKAINFGIIYGISAFGLANNLGIKRDEAKAYIEAYFEKFPGIAAYMDAMKETAREKGYIETVFGRRCHFPGIRDKNPQMRQFAERQAINAPIQGSAADIIRRAMARMDAAIEEAGLKARMLLQVHDELVFECPEDEAGALIPLVQDVMGKAALPAVDLSVPLVVEAKAALTWGQAH
- a CDS encoding LysE family translocator, giving the protein MTLASLAAFGGALFILFFTPGPANAAMVGRTIDAGPVHGWLYGSGIITGDIVWLTVAVTGLAALAERAGPYVWIGKAIGVAILLWMAWGSLRSGLRPKPPAPVTSGLKRSAGYGATYLAGVAMPLTNPKAILFYLAFLPAFFDLSTVRITDYAVMVAMMLALFMLTTAVHVTLAERARGWLVAKGVKSRADLATAFVMASVAVWLAIS
- the gyrB gene encoding DNA topoisomerase (ATP-hydrolyzing) subunit B, which produces MSENTNQEYGADSIKVLKGLDAVRKRPGMYIGDTDDGSGLHHMVYEVVDNAIDEALAGHCTEIRVTLHADGSASVRDDGRGVPTAIHEGEGVSAAQVIMTQLHAGGKFDQNSYKVSGGLHGVGVSVVNALSEWLDLTIWRHGKSHHMRFVHGEPKDGEDLKVIGEAPSRANGKPLTGTEVRFLPSDKTFSEIVFERARLHHRLRELAFLNSGVRIVLRDEREAEAFEEVLQYDGGVAAFVKHLDRAKSPIFPEPIVILGDRDGVTVEAALQWNDSYHENMLCFTNNIPQRDGGTHLAGFRGALTRIINNYAASSGLASKAKVAITGDDAREGLTCVLSVKVPDPKFSSQTKDKLVSSEVRPAVEGAVFEQLSEWFEEHPAEAKGIVSKIIEAAAAREAARKARELTRRKSALDITSLPGKLADCQEKDPAKSELFIVEGDSAGGSAKQGRNRENQAVLPLRGKILNVERARFDKMLSSDQVGTLITALGTGIGRDQIDYNKLRYHKVVIMTDADVDGAHIRTLLLTFFYRQMPELIERGHLYIAQPPLYKVTRGRSERYMTDQAEMDASLIEEGSAEATLRLGTGETVTGTDLAERVKSARGVVLATARLTARAPAFALEAAALEGALSPEVTTELAEKVAVRLNRAADEGEDGWMGLVPPEGGLVLKREVRGVTEAVVLDDTILASPDARRLSERAAAIAEDYAGPLLFTRKGEETVIHGAWQLMDTVIRAGAKGMKIQRYKGLGEMNPGQLWETTLDPDARSLLRVSVKEADTADDLFAKLMGDVVEPRREFIQEFALEAEVDA